The following proteins are encoded in a genomic region of Rissa tridactyla isolate bRisTri1 chromosome 5, bRisTri1.patW.cur.20221130, whole genome shotgun sequence:
- the FGL1 gene encoding fibrinogen-like protein 1, translating to MKILIMIDFVLAASLMDVISSSDLQKCFQEQIRLQGQVRLLEHRVKQQQLKIIQLLEKKEIQYSDRGDENSVIDLGGKRQYSDCAEIYNDGHKQSGFYKMKPLRSPTEFLAFCDMSEGGGWTVFQRRSDGSQNFDRVWTDYEEGFGNFVLTNGEYWLGNKNLHYLTNQGNYTLRIDLTDFEGERRFAQYERFRVADEEHSYEMSCGEYSGTAGDSLTGGFHPEVKWWADHRGMKFSTRDRDNDNYEGNCAEEEKAGWWFNRCHSANLNGLYYKGPYTAQTDNGIVWYSWHGWWYSLKSVVMKVRPADFEPNIV from the exons GAtctacagaaatgttttcaagaGCAGATTCGACTTCAGGGCCAGGTGAGGCTTCTGGAACATCGTGTGAAACAGCAGCAGTTAAAAATTATACAGCTTTTGGAGAAGAAAGAGATTCAGTACAGTGACAGAGGAGATGAAAACAGTGTCATTGACTTGGGAGGAAAAAGACAGTATTCAG ATTGTGCAGAAATCTACAATGATGGCCATAAGCAAAGTGGATTTTATAAGATGAAGCCTCTCCGGAGTCCTACCGAATTCCTTGCCTTCTGTGACATGTCTGAAGGGGGTGGTTGGACTGTTTTCCAGAGACGTTCTGACGGCAGCCAGAATTTTGATAG AGTCTGGACAGACTATGAAGAAGGCTTTGGAAATTTTGTTTTGACAAATGGTGAATATTGGCTTggaaataaaaatcttcattatTTGACTAATCAAg GGAACTATACTTTAAGAATTGATCTAACTGATTTTGAAGGAGAACGGCGTTTTGCACAATATGAAAGATTCAGAGTTGCAGATGAAGag CATTCTTATGAGATGAGCTGTGGTGAATACTCTGGCACAGCTGGTGATTCCCTTACTGGTGGATTTCATCCTGAAGTAAAATGGTGGGCTGATCATCGAGGAATGAAATTCAGTACTAGAGACAGGGATAATGACAACTACGAAGGGAACTGTGCTGAAGAGGAAAAGGCTGGCTGGTGGTTTAACAG GTGTCACTCTGCCAACTTGAACGGTTTGTACTATAAAGGCCCCTATACTGCACAGACGGACAACGGGATTGTTTGGTACAGTTGGCACGGGTGGTGGTATTCTCTGAAATCCGTTGTCATGAAGGTCAGACCAGCAGACTTTGAACCAAATATTGTTTAA